A window of Pedobacter lusitanus contains these coding sequences:
- the metN gene encoding methionine ABC transporter ATP-binding protein MetN encodes MIVLKNITKQFHQKNREITALSDVSLTVPKGKIYGVIGASGAGKSTLIRCVNLLERPTSGEVIVDGLNLINLSSAQLAKERRQIGMIFQHFNLLSSRTVAENIAFPLELDSVPKEQIQQRVAELLALVGLEEKGKDYPANLSGGQKQRVAIARTLASNPKVLLCDEATSALDPATTKSILTLLKDINKRLDITILLITHEMDVVKSICDEVAVISAGKLIEQGTVSEIFAHPKADLTHEFIASSLKINIPETYLERLTDTFSADKKPLLKLEFTGQSVDDPVLSEVSRLFNLNNNIIYAQIEYAGGVKFGAMVIEVSGAQQDSLKAIAYYENKQIKVEVLGYV; translated from the coding sequence ATGATTGTATTAAAAAATATAACTAAACAATTTCACCAGAAAAACAGAGAGATTACTGCTTTGTCGGACGTGTCACTGACCGTTCCCAAAGGTAAAATCTATGGGGTGATCGGAGCTTCAGGTGCAGGTAAAAGCACCCTGATCCGTTGTGTGAATTTGCTGGAAAGACCAACTTCAGGAGAAGTTATCGTTGACGGGCTCAATCTGATTAATTTATCCTCAGCGCAGCTGGCTAAAGAGAGAAGACAGATTGGTATGATCTTTCAGCATTTCAATCTTTTATCATCCAGAACCGTTGCAGAAAATATTGCTTTCCCTTTAGAGCTGGACAGTGTTCCAAAAGAACAGATACAGCAGCGGGTGGCAGAATTACTGGCATTGGTCGGTCTGGAAGAAAAAGGTAAAGATTACCCGGCTAATTTATCCGGAGGACAAAAACAGCGTGTTGCTATTGCAAGAACACTGGCCAGCAATCCTAAAGTGCTTTTATGTGATGAAGCGACCAGTGCACTGGATCCGGCAACTACAAAATCTATCCTTACCTTATTAAAAGATATCAATAAAAGACTGGATATTACTATTTTGCTGATCACCCATGAGATGGATGTAGTCAAAAGTATATGTGATGAAGTTGCAGTGATCAGTGCGGGTAAATTAATAGAACAAGGCACAGTGAGTGAGATTTTTGCGCATCCCAAAGCAGATCTTACCCATGAATTTATAGCTTCTTCGTTAAAAATCAATATTCCGGAAACCTATCTGGAGAGACTGACTGATACATTTTCAGCAGATAAAAAACCCTTATTAAAACTTGAATTTACAGGACAGTCAGTAGATGATCCGGTACTTTCGGAAGTCAGCAGATTGTTCAATCTCAATAATAATATCATTTACGCACAGATTGAATATGCCGGAGGCGTAAAATTCGGGGCAATGGTTATCGAAGTTTCCGGAGCACAGCAGGACAGCCTGAAGGCAATAGCATACTATGAAAATAAACAGATTAAAGTGGAGGTTTTAGGATATGTCTGA
- a CDS encoding NADP-dependent oxidoreductase translates to MKAIAVNAFKDAPELIESVKPEVKPGHILIKLKAAGLNPMDWRIADGMLDGKMPHIFPLILGADGAGVVEETGEGAGRFKVGDKVFGQLMHAPVGEGTYAEYIAVPESVIITKMPPKLSFEQAAAFPVAGMTAFQLIRDLGLKRGETLLIVGATGGVGTFATIFAELNGLKVLATARGEAAEDSIKKAGASATFDYSAGDLAQQVKEAYPEGVDGLIDLVSNPEAFDQMTTVLKPGGIAFTSIWSASAEKLKAKNIRGGNFEVKGSIALLEGVSEMIEAANIEIPVQKISLSEAPEAIAKSKTGKALGKTVIVI, encoded by the coding sequence ATGAAAGCAATTGCAGTAAACGCATTTAAAGACGCACCAGAATTGATAGAGAGTGTAAAGCCAGAAGTAAAACCCGGGCATATATTAATTAAGCTTAAAGCAGCAGGTTTAAACCCAATGGACTGGCGTATCGCCGATGGAATGCTGGACGGAAAAATGCCGCATATATTCCCATTGATACTGGGGGCTGATGGTGCCGGCGTGGTTGAAGAAACAGGAGAAGGTGCAGGACGTTTTAAAGTTGGAGATAAAGTATTTGGTCAGCTGATGCATGCTCCGGTTGGAGAAGGAACTTATGCAGAATATATTGCTGTTCCTGAAAGTGTGATTATTACAAAAATGCCCCCTAAGTTATCTTTTGAGCAGGCGGCTGCATTTCCTGTAGCCGGTATGACTGCTTTTCAGCTCATCAGAGATCTGGGATTAAAAAGAGGAGAAACTTTACTGATCGTAGGAGCTACCGGAGGAGTTGGAACATTTGCAACTATTTTTGCTGAACTGAATGGTCTTAAAGTACTGGCAACAGCAAGAGGAGAGGCAGCAGAAGACAGTATTAAAAAAGCAGGTGCTTCTGCTACTTTTGATTACTCGGCAGGAGATCTTGCACAGCAGGTTAAAGAAGCTTATCCGGAAGGTGTAGATGGATTGATAGACCTTGTAAGTAATCCTGAAGCATTTGATCAGATGACAACTGTACTGAAGCCGGGAGGTATTGCATTTACGAGTATCTGGTCGGCCAGTGCAGAAAAGCTGAAAGCTAAAAATATCCGTGGCGGTAATTTTGAGGTAAAAGGGAGTATAGCTTTACTGGAAGGTGTAAGTGAAATGATTGAAGCCGCCAATATCGAAATTCCTGTTCAGAAGATTTCTTTAAGCGAAGCTCCTGAAGCTATTGCAAAAAGTAAAACAGGTAAGGCACTTGGAAAAACGGTAATCGTTATTTAA
- a CDS encoding LytR/AlgR family response regulator transcription factor gives MIRLKTVCVDDELPSLKLLKEYGEMVPGIELIRSFSNAKEAIAFLEKTKVDLLLLDIRMPGFTGLELLQQLSYKPLCIFITADLNSAVQAYELDVIDYLIKPVPFTRFEKSVNKAIEYKRFTAFNDTDEKIIMFKSDYMIQRMRLADILWIEGLGEYIKLVGRFKNFTLLQRMSEFAEQYAYLGFIRIHKSYLVLAQDIESYSSSTVKLKSGHELPIGRVYKQNVRLRG, from the coding sequence ATGATCAGATTAAAAACCGTATGTGTAGATGACGAACTTCCTTCTTTAAAACTACTGAAGGAATATGGTGAAATGGTACCCGGAATAGAGCTGATCAGATCATTTTCCAATGCTAAAGAAGCAATTGCATTTTTAGAGAAAACAAAGGTCGATTTGTTGTTGCTCGATATCAGGATGCCTGGATTTACCGGTCTTGAACTCTTGCAGCAGCTGAGTTATAAACCACTTTGTATTTTTATTACTGCTGATCTCAACTCCGCTGTGCAGGCCTATGAATTGGATGTGATTGACTATCTGATTAAGCCCGTACCCTTTACCCGTTTTGAAAAATCAGTGAATAAAGCAATAGAGTATAAGAGATTTACGGCCTTTAATGATACAGATGAGAAAATCATTATGTTTAAATCTGACTATATGATCCAGCGTATGCGTCTGGCAGACATACTCTGGATAGAAGGTTTGGGAGAATATATCAAGCTGGTGGGGAGATTTAAGAATTTTACCTTATTACAAAGGATGAGTGAATTCGCAGAACAATACGCCTATCTCGGTTTTATCCGGATCCATAAATCTTACCTTGTTCTTGCACAGGATATTGAATCCTACTCATCGAGTACTGTCAAATTGAAATCAGGTCATGAGCTGCCTATTGGCAGAGTGTATAAACAGAATGTACGGCTGAGAGGGTAG
- a CDS encoding cation:dicarboxylate symporter family transporter, with product MPDRLRKIFSNLAFQVLIALIAGIAAGIYFPAFAIKQRFIGTYFISVTEWFAGPVIFLSITTGIAAIASLRKLGRIALKSILLFELLTTVAIIFGLGMAALLKPGTINKGNLQEIIQSHFQLPDHETSSGWNNFLPPQHVLWILASAMTIGLLLHFLPQKDRYIVKLEKIRDLIFSVITLFFSLTPLAVFSGMAYTIASFGLHSILPMSKLVAVMYLLVIIFVFVFLGLLLRYYKFSIWQLLVLIREEILIVFGTSSSRTVIPLLIARLENYGCSKPVTGFVLSTGYSFNLIGTSIYLGLCTMFLIQLYNLEIDMYTWCKIVLILMLVSKGASGVPGAGFIALSSAIYILPEIPSEGLLFIVAVERFLNEARSITNTIGNAASTLVIAKSENEFTER from the coding sequence ATGCCTGATAGATTACGGAAAATATTTTCCAACCTGGCTTTCCAGGTACTTATAGCCTTAATTGCCGGTATAGCTGCAGGGATTTATTTCCCTGCTTTTGCTATAAAGCAACGGTTTATTGGCACTTATTTTATCAGTGTGACCGAGTGGTTTGCCGGTCCGGTAATTTTTCTTTCCATCACCACCGGGATTGCGGCTATAGCCAGCTTAAGAAAACTGGGGCGTATTGCGCTAAAATCAATTCTTCTTTTTGAATTGCTTACTACTGTTGCCATCATCTTTGGTCTGGGCATGGCAGCCCTGCTTAAACCAGGGACAATTAACAAAGGAAATTTACAGGAAATCATCCAGTCTCACTTTCAGTTACCTGATCATGAAACCTCATCCGGATGGAATAATTTTCTTCCTCCCCAACATGTGTTATGGATTCTGGCTTCAGCTATGACGATCGGACTTTTACTTCATTTTCTTCCGCAAAAAGACCGGTATATCGTAAAACTGGAAAAAATAAGAGACCTGATATTCAGTGTAATTACCTTATTCTTTAGTCTTACCCCTTTAGCGGTATTCAGTGGTATGGCTTATACAATTGCAAGTTTTGGTCTTCATTCTATATTACCCATGAGCAAACTGGTGGCTGTAATGTATCTGCTGGTTATCATTTTCGTATTTGTGTTTCTGGGGCTGCTGCTGCGTTATTATAAATTCAGTATATGGCAGTTACTTGTGCTGATCAGGGAAGAAATACTGATAGTTTTTGGTACATCCTCTTCCCGGACAGTTATTCCTTTATTAATTGCACGTCTGGAAAATTATGGATGCAGTAAACCGGTAACTGGTTTTGTATTATCTACCGGGTATTCGTTTAATCTGATCGGTACTTCTATTTACCTGGGTCTATGTACCATGTTTCTGATTCAGTTGTATAACCTGGAGATAGATATGTACACCTGGTGCAAGATCGTTTTGATTCTGATGCTGGTATCCAAAGGAGCTTCCGGGGTTCCCGGAGCTGGTTTTATAGCTTTAAGTTCTGCTATTTATATTTTACCTGAAATACCTTCTGAAGGATTGCTGTTTATTGTTGCTGTAGAGAGATTTCTGAATGAAGCCCGTTCCATCACCAATACTATAGGCAATGCAGCCAGTACTTTAGTGATTGCCAAAAGTGAAAATGAGTTTACTGAACGATAA
- a CDS encoding GNAT family N-acetyltransferase — MNTPRLLLSTVTVNDADFILELLNTPGWLKFIGDRNVKTIEDASNYILKITGGPGTNYFLVKLRDQQIPVGVITFMKRDYLDHHDIGFAFHPDHAGKGYAYEAAKGVLDQLKKDPSHTYIKATVLKDNKRSIQLLERLGLTYEKELEVNERELLLYTIATDKFLIDDLTAHFFSIFTNLPPQKPDWEKIRQICLPQTLIIKKGDNGEDIYDLKTFIEPRREILSDGTLTSFEEKELISETRITGNIAQRFSKYNKSGYLNGEAFETNGHKLFQFVKTSAGWKINAVIWEDEKKLS; from the coding sequence ATGAATACTCCAAGGTTACTATTGAGTACGGTAACTGTAAATGATGCAGATTTTATATTGGAACTGTTAAATACACCGGGGTGGCTTAAATTTATTGGTGACAGAAATGTTAAAACCATTGAAGACGCCAGTAATTATATTCTAAAAATAACAGGAGGCCCGGGTACCAACTACTTCCTGGTTAAATTAAGAGATCAGCAAATCCCTGTCGGGGTTATTACTTTTATGAAACGTGATTACCTTGATCATCATGACATTGGTTTTGCATTTCATCCCGATCATGCCGGAAAAGGGTATGCTTATGAGGCTGCAAAGGGCGTTTTGGATCAGCTTAAAAAAGATCCGTCTCATACTTATATTAAGGCCACGGTATTAAAAGATAATAAAAGATCTATTCAATTATTGGAGAGACTGGGTTTAACTTATGAAAAAGAACTGGAAGTGAATGAGCGGGAACTTCTGCTTTACACCATAGCTACTGATAAGTTTCTTATTGATGATTTAACTGCTCATTTCTTCAGCATCTTCACTAACCTGCCTCCGCAAAAACCCGATTGGGAAAAAATCAGGCAAATCTGCCTGCCGCAAACTTTGATTATCAAAAAAGGGGATAACGGAGAAGATATTTATGATCTTAAAACCTTTATTGAACCAAGAAGAGAAATTCTTTCTGATGGTACTTTAACATCCTTCGAAGAAAAAGAACTGATTAGTGAAACCCGCATAACTGGCAACATTGCACAGCGTTTTTCAAAATATAATAAAAGTGGTTATTTAAACGGCGAAGCATTTGAGACCAATGGTCATAAACTCTTTCAGTTTGTTAAAACCAGTGCAGGATGGAAAATCAATGCTGTGATCTGGGAAGATGAAAAAAAACTATCATAA
- a CDS encoding CitMHS family transporter: protein MLAFLGFLMIITFMLLIMSKKMYALTALIIVPIIFGLIGGFGNELGNMMMDGIKKIAPTGVMLIFGIMYFSIMIDVGLFDPLVSKILKLVKGDPLKVTIGTAILTLMVSLDGDGATTYLIVVSAMLPLYKRLGIPALKLTAIIMCAGGVMNVLPWGGPTARAMTSLHLSSAELFIPVLPSLVLGSLWVIFMARIFGMQERKRMQLAGLDINAAEFAAENDSHLKFGESGDQSLKRPKLLLFNFLLTAALLIAMVLNVLPLTVMFMIAFAIAIIINYPRLEEQHDRIRKHADNALSVSAMIFAAGIFTGILSGTKMMDAMALTMISAIPAAWGSHLPLITGLATPPLTFFMSNDAYYFGILPLVGQTAQHLSVPIAEVGRASLFGGPVHLLSPLVPSTYLLVGLAGVSFADHMHFTLKWASITCMVMLAGAFLFGVISF, encoded by the coding sequence ATGTTAGCTTTTTTAGGATTTTTGATGATCATTACTTTTATGCTCCTGATCATGAGCAAGAAAATGTATGCATTGACAGCATTGATTATAGTGCCTATTATTTTCGGCCTGATCGGTGGTTTTGGAAATGAACTCGGCAATATGATGATGGATGGTATCAAAAAGATCGCCCCTACTGGCGTGATGCTGATTTTTGGTATTATGTATTTCAGCATCATGATTGATGTAGGTCTTTTTGATCCGCTGGTTTCTAAAATACTTAAACTGGTCAAAGGTGATCCTTTGAAAGTTACTATCGGAACTGCTATTCTTACCCTGATGGTATCTCTGGACGGAGATGGAGCTACAACCTATCTTATCGTTGTTTCAGCCATGCTGCCACTTTATAAAAGACTGGGCATTCCTGCTCTTAAACTGACTGCAATTATTATGTGTGCCGGTGGTGTGATGAATGTACTGCCCTGGGGCGGACCTACTGCAAGGGCAATGACTTCTTTACACTTAAGTTCTGCTGAATTGTTTATTCCGGTTTTACCGTCACTGGTTCTGGGAAGCCTCTGGGTAATCTTTATGGCCAGAATTTTCGGTATGCAGGAAAGAAAAAGAATGCAGCTGGCTGGTCTGGATATTAATGCAGCAGAATTTGCGGCCGAAAATGATAGTCATTTAAAATTCGGGGAATCAGGAGATCAGAGTCTGAAACGCCCTAAACTACTTCTATTTAACTTCTTACTTACTGCAGCCCTACTTATAGCTATGGTTCTGAATGTGCTGCCTCTTACAGTCATGTTTATGATTGCTTTCGCGATCGCAATCATTATTAATTATCCGCGACTGGAAGAGCAGCATGACAGAATACGTAAACATGCAGATAATGCCTTATCTGTATCAGCTATGATTTTTGCAGCAGGGATTTTTACAGGGATTTTATCCGGAACCAAAATGATGGATGCAATGGCATTAACTATGATCAGTGCTATTCCGGCAGCATGGGGAAGCCATTTACCATTGATTACTGGTCTGGCAACTCCTCCGCTTACCTTTTTTATGAGTAATGATGCTTATTATTTTGGCATATTACCACTTGTAGGACAAACCGCGCAGCATTTGAGTGTACCTATTGCAGAAGTTGGAAGGGCTTCACTTTTCGGCGGCCCTGTTCACTTACTGAGTCCGCTTGTGCCATCTACGTATTTATTAGTAGGCCTGGCCGGAGTAAGTTTTGCAGATCATATGCATTTCACACTAAAATGGGCTAGTATTACCTGTATGGTTATGCTGGCGGGAGCGTTCCTTTTTGGTGTAATCTCTTTTTAA
- a CDS encoding DUF2490 domain-containing protein, which yields MKQVLLSALIALILNLSVYFIASAQPGKFNQFYMFLARAKVAPQWTVTSLVQYRSYDADITDSRLFLVNTYADYKLKNAPVQFGGGYMYLEISPYDETGTEKKTILEHRVFQQVTIGHKLSERLDLSQRYRFEERFLFSDRFILRARHLLTANYKLGNLENGRWTLIGKNEIRMNLDKETAFDSFRLWGGAGYKVTKTFEVESYWMSQFESGGIFNFGVLSLRKSFDFTRKNKN from the coding sequence ATGAAACAAGTCCTGTTAAGCGCATTAATAGCACTGATACTCAACCTGTCAGTATATTTTATCGCAAGCGCCCAGCCCGGTAAATTCAATCAGTTCTACATGTTCCTTGCCAGGGCAAAAGTAGCTCCGCAATGGACCGTAACGTCATTAGTTCAATACAGAAGCTACGACGCCGATATTACTGACAGCCGGCTTTTCCTGGTTAATACTTATGCAGATTATAAACTAAAAAATGCTCCTGTTCAGTTTGGAGGTGGGTATATGTATCTGGAAATCTCACCTTATGATGAAACAGGTACAGAGAAAAAGACTATCCTTGAACATCGTGTTTTTCAGCAGGTTACTATAGGGCATAAATTAAGTGAACGGCTGGACTTATCTCAAAGATATCGTTTTGAGGAACGCTTTCTCTTTTCTGACCGTTTTATCCTGCGTGCCAGACATTTGCTGACTGCGAACTACAAACTGGGTAACCTGGAGAATGGCAGATGGACACTGATCGGAAAAAATGAGATCAGGATGAACCTCGACAAAGAAACAGCTTTTGACAGCTTTCGTTTGTGGGGAGGTGCGGGATATAAAGTGACCAAAACCTTTGAAGTGGAATCTTATTGGATGAGCCAGTTTGAATCTGGTGGTATTTTCAACTTCGGCGTACTCTCTCTGCGCAAAAGTTTCGATTTCACAAGAAAAAACAAAAATTAA
- a CDS encoding mechanosensitive ion channel family protein, whose amino-acid sequence MDKIELNLSRLLDTFISKIPTLLLALATLLIGFWLIKFLIRFLNNHLNKGKIDTSLSNFLISILKVILYVLLLVTVASTLGIETTSFVAILGAAGLAVGLALQGSLSNFAGGVLILLFKPFKVGHFISSSNSVEGTVLKIDILYTTLKAKNGTTLYAPNGPLANAVINNVSDNETRMQEYSIGISYNANIDTARKVILNTLANDPAVLKEPAPVVLVASLGDNSVNLTIRSWSANSDYWPTYHRNFQLIKEALDQNKIGIPYPQREIHIIPANTDLPG is encoded by the coding sequence ATGGATAAAATAGAACTCAACTTATCGCGTCTGCTGGACACTTTTATCAGCAAAATCCCTACTCTTTTACTTGCATTAGCTACATTATTAATAGGTTTCTGGTTAATCAAATTTCTGATCCGCTTTTTAAATAATCATCTGAATAAAGGCAAAATTGACACCTCTCTTTCTAACTTTCTGATCAGTATTTTAAAAGTTATACTTTATGTACTCCTGCTGGTTACAGTTGCTTCCACTCTTGGGATAGAAACTACTTCTTTTGTAGCCATTTTAGGTGCTGCAGGTCTGGCCGTAGGTCTGGCGCTTCAGGGAAGTCTTTCTAATTTTGCCGGCGGTGTACTGATTTTACTGTTTAAACCATTTAAAGTTGGTCATTTTATTTCTTCAAGTAATAGTGTTGAGGGAACAGTGCTGAAAATTGATATTCTTTATACAACACTGAAAGCAAAAAACGGAACTACTCTATATGCACCAAATGGCCCTTTGGCTAATGCGGTAATCAACAATGTTTCAGATAATGAAACGCGTATGCAGGAATACAGTATCGGGATTTCTTACAATGCGAATATTGATACTGCCCGAAAAGTGATCTTAAATACACTGGCTAACGACCCTGCAGTGCTTAAAGAACCTGCACCGGTAGTGCTGGTTGCTTCTCTTGGGGATAATTCAGTAAATCTGACCATCAGATCATGGTCTGCAAATTCAGATTACTGGCCAACTTATCACCGTAATTTTCAGCTGATTAAAGAAGCTCTCGATCAGAATAAGATTGGAATTCCTTATCCGCAGCGCGAGATACACATTATACCTGCAAACACAGATTTACCAGGCTAA
- a CDS encoding histidine kinase, with translation MLINIIFLVLILRLSFEKKIIESVLKKDWPLLLWVQHILFWIIFAFVNIYFYISFAGFPYNLYCIIIALISNAAVYYISFNKLVPEFYITRNYAQYILYTILIFVVFSLTRILVEPGLIAGPPAKIEQGLLFIFIYTSHGICILVSSLLGISKHKFMIENDLVVLERIKKEADMNLLKSKVNPHFLLNTLNNIYAIGDNINELQSQSVLNLSQLLQYTIYETDHKRISISKELQMIRALTGLYQLKHGHMLDISFGFTEEEWMDDVEIPPAVCLTLYENALKHSAIGNDPSAWIKVNIVIENDRWLFTVSNSISLSDEINVHYEYKGIGLSLIRQLMNIEIGADNYSLQTEATGEIYQAELILKL, from the coding sequence ATGCTGATTAATATTATTTTTCTCGTGCTGATCCTAAGATTATCTTTTGAAAAGAAGATCATAGAATCAGTACTAAAGAAGGACTGGCCTTTGTTACTCTGGGTGCAGCATATTCTGTTCTGGATCATCTTCGCTTTTGTAAACATCTATTTCTATATTTCTTTTGCAGGATTTCCCTATAATTTATATTGTATTATAATCGCACTGATCAGTAATGCAGCTGTCTATTATATCAGTTTCAATAAGCTGGTTCCTGAGTTTTATATTACCAGAAACTATGCCCAGTATATACTTTATACCATATTGATTTTTGTCGTCTTCAGTCTGACCAGGATTCTGGTTGAACCGGGATTGATTGCAGGACCACCTGCGAAAATTGAACAGGGACTTTTGTTTATTTTCATCTATACCTCACACGGGATCTGTATTTTAGTTTCCAGTCTGCTCGGAATATCAAAACATAAGTTTATGATAGAAAATGATCTGGTTGTACTTGAACGGATTAAAAAAGAAGCAGACATGAACCTGCTGAAGTCTAAGGTAAATCCTCATTTTTTACTGAATACACTCAATAATATTTATGCAATCGGGGATAATATCAATGAACTCCAATCGCAGTCAGTACTGAATCTGAGTCAGTTATTACAATATACTATTTATGAAACTGACCATAAAAGAATCAGTATTTCCAAAGAGCTGCAGATGATCAGGGCATTGACCGGGTTGTATCAGCTCAAGCATGGTCATATGCTCGATATTTCTTTTGGCTTTACAGAAGAAGAATGGATGGATGATGTAGAAATACCTCCTGCAGTCTGTCTCACATTATATGAAAATGCGCTGAAACATTCCGCAATTGGAAATGATCCTTCAGCATGGATCAAAGTAAATATAGTGATTGAAAACGACAGGTGGCTTTTTACAGTCAGCAATAGTATTTCCTTATCAGATGAGATTAATGTGCACTATGAGTATAAGGGTATAGGATTATCTTTAATCAGGCAACTCATGAACATAGAAATTGGTGCAGACAATTATTCATTGCAAACTGAAGCCACAGGAGAAATTTATCAGGCAGAACTTATATTGAAATTATGA
- a CDS encoding NAD(P)-dependent alcohol dehydrogenase — MKAVKSYAAHSADKPLAPYQLDRREPGADDVEIKILYCGVCHSDIHTARNEWGGTMYPVVPGHEIVGKVTRVGDKVSRFKVGDNVGVGCFVDSCGHCRNCAEDNEQYCENGHSQTYNSMLQDKKTITYGGYSTHIVVTQKFVLNVSDKLPLEKVAPLLCAGITTYSPLKHWNVKKGDKLAVVGLGGLGHMAVKIAASMGAEVTVLSRSKSKEKDASELGAHHFEITTEKETMKKLAGSFDYIIDTVSADHDYNEYLALLRTNGVMVLLGVPPKPSDVHAFQLIGGRRSLVGSLVGGIKETQEMLDYCAEHNITSDVEMIGIDKINEAYERTLAGDVHYRFVIDMATLN; from the coding sequence ATGAAAGCAGTAAAATCCTATGCCGCGCATAGCGCAGATAAACCACTGGCCCCATATCAGCTGGATCGTCGTGAGCCCGGTGCTGACGATGTAGAGATCAAGATCTTGTATTGCGGAGTCTGTCATTCAGATATCCATACCGCAAGAAATGAATGGGGAGGAACGATGTATCCTGTTGTTCCCGGACATGAAATTGTAGGTAAAGTAACCCGTGTAGGGGATAAGGTTAGCCGCTTTAAAGTTGGTGATAACGTTGGTGTAGGCTGTTTTGTGGATTCCTGCGGTCATTGCAGAAACTGTGCAGAAGATAATGAACAATATTGTGAGAATGGACACTCGCAGACCTATAACTCTATGTTACAGGATAAAAAGACAATCACTTACGGTGGGTATTCCACTCATATCGTGGTTACACAGAAATTTGTATTAAACGTTTCTGATAAGCTTCCACTGGAAAAAGTAGCACCGTTATTATGTGCAGGTATTACCACTTATTCCCCTTTAAAACACTGGAATGTTAAAAAAGGCGATAAACTGGCTGTAGTTGGTTTGGGTGGGTTAGGACATATGGCTGTGAAAATTGCTGCTTCTATGGGAGCAGAAGTCACCGTATTGAGCCGTTCTAAAAGCAAAGAGAAAGATGCCAGTGAATTAGGTGCACATCATTTTGAAATCACGACTGAAAAAGAAACGATGAAAAAACTGGCCGGCAGTTTTGATTATATCATTGATACCGTTTCAGCAGACCATGATTATAATGAATATCTGGCTTTATTACGTACCAATGGGGTAATGGTTTTATTAGGTGTACCACCAAAACCCTCAGATGTGCATGCATTTCAGTTAATCGGAGGCCGTCGCAGTCTGGTAGGATCATTAGTCGGAGGAATAAAAGAAACCCAGGAAATGCTGGATTACTGTGCAGAACACAATATTACTTCAGATGTGGAAATGATTGGTATTGATAAGATCAATGAAGCTTATGAACGTACCCTGGCCGGAGACGTACATTATCGTTTTGTAATTGATATGGCCACATTAAATTAA
- a CDS encoding alpha/beta hydrolase has translation MKHLFIFLLSFILFANIARSQNQDKSATVQTTPRPFELGITDEIQSAQLSEKRILNIYLPEGYHADIKTSYPVIYLLDGSANEDFVHIAGLVQFCTMIQAMPKSIVVGIANIDRRRDFTFPTSIQEDIKDFPTAGASEKFMAFIEKDLQPYMEKKYRTNASKTIIGQSLGGLFATEVLLKKPSLFNNYIIISPSLWWNNQSLLAAAPQLLKSLADQTIKAYVSVGTEGKIMENDAKKLAEILKGSADKNLQVTFNPMPAENHLTILHNSAYKAFEILNAKK, from the coding sequence ATGAAGCATTTATTTATCTTTTTATTATCGTTTATCTTATTTGCCAACATTGCCAGAAGTCAGAATCAGGATAAATCTGCAACTGTTCAAACCACTCCCCGCCCCTTTGAATTAGGGATAACAGATGAAATCCAATCTGCTCAGTTATCAGAAAAACGAATTCTGAATATTTATTTACCGGAAGGCTATCATGCCGATATTAAAACATCATACCCTGTTATTTATCTTTTAGACGGATCTGCTAATGAAGATTTTGTACATATTGCCGGTCTGGTTCAATTCTGTACAATGATACAGGCAATGCCTAAATCGATTGTTGTTGGAATCGCAAATATTGACAGAAGAAGAGACTTCACATTTCCTACCAGTATCCAGGAAGATATCAAGGATTTCCCAACTGCTGGTGCCTCTGAAAAATTCATGGCTTTTATAGAAAAGGATCTGCAGCCATATATGGAAAAGAAATACAGAACCAATGCTTCAAAAACAATTATTGGTCAGTCTCTGGGAGGCCTGTTTGCAACTGAGGTCTTACTGAAAAAGCCATCTCTTTTTAACAATTACATCATTATAAGTCCTAGTTTATGGTGGAATAATCAGTCACTACTGGCTGCCGCACCTCAGCTATTAAAATCTCTGGCTGATCAGACTATCAAAGCATATGTATCCGTTGGTACTGAGGGCAAGATTATGGAAAATGACGCAAAAAAACTTGCTGAGATTCTGAAAGGATCAGCAGATAAAAATCTGCAGGTAACTTTCAATCCTATGCCCGCAGAAAACCATCTGACTATACTTCACAATAGTGCTTACAAGGCTTTTGAAATACTAAATGCAAAAAAATAA